One Thermicanus aegyptius DSM 12793 DNA segment encodes these proteins:
- the dtd gene encoding D-aminoacyl-tRNA deacylase, with protein sequence MRVVVQRVKWAEVRVEGKRVGRIGPGLLLLVGFTHGDGEEKIRWMAEKVVHLRIFSDDEGRMNRSLLEVGGAILSVSQFTLYGDARKGRRPSFVEAARPEMASFFFDRFNEWMRGFGIEVETGVFGADMEVELLNDGPVTLLLDNDE encoded by the coding sequence GTGCGTGTGGTCGTTCAACGGGTAAAGTGGGCGGAGGTTCGGGTAGAGGGGAAACGTGTGGGGAGGATTGGCCCGGGGCTTCTCCTGTTGGTCGGGTTTACCCATGGAGATGGGGAGGAAAAGATCCGATGGATGGCCGAGAAGGTGGTTCACTTACGCATTTTCTCCGATGACGAGGGGAGGATGAATCGATCCCTCCTGGAGGTGGGAGGAGCGATTCTTTCCGTCTCCCAGTTTACCTTATATGGGGATGCCCGCAAGGGGCGGCGGCCCAGCTTCGTCGAAGCAGCCCGGCCGGAGATGGCCTCTTTCTTTTTTGATCGGTTTAATGAGTGGATGAGAGGATTCGGAATCGAGGTTGAGACCGGCGTATTTGGCGCCGACATGGAGGTGGAGCTTTTAAACGACGGCCCGGTCACCCTTCTCCTGGACAACGACGAATGA
- a CDS encoding N-acetylmuramoyl-L-alanine amidase — protein MNNKLPYKFLVPVLLLLLLILFYYLPSVQTSAQSVYIKVSILNVREQADFNSPVIAQVRKGETYTLLDRKGGWVQIELDQGNKGWVPAWLIEVRAIDQEPPLKKTTQAASTAPATGKESKYVEINSEIVNFRKEPSLKGEILGKLLQGTRATLLERRQDWVKIQLADGEIGWVAGWLVKEGTSISAEKRVTIVTDGTNLRDTPSLKGKVVAKGAKGETYPVIGQTGDWYQIQLNQGETAYVASWVVAFYGVVDRVTSDSLSDKVIVIDPGHGGKDSGTSGVNTGVLEKDLNLEVALLLEKKLKEAGAQVILTRRSDLFISLEKRVSIATMAQADLFISIHHNTYDSPKMNGTITFYNQEGEERQLAKKIQSELVKLNGLKDLGDRFGDYYVLRENPVKGVLIELGFLSNPGDERLLKSPDVMEKEAEGIKNGIIAYFK, from the coding sequence ATGAATAATAAGCTCCCTTACAAATTTCTGGTTCCCGTTCTACTTCTACTCCTCTTGATTCTCTTCTACTATCTCCCTTCCGTTCAAACCTCCGCCCAATCGGTTTACATAAAAGTTTCGATTCTTAACGTTAGAGAGCAGGCCGATTTCAACTCCCCCGTCATCGCCCAGGTGCGGAAGGGGGAGACCTATACCCTATTAGACCGGAAAGGAGGTTGGGTGCAGATCGAACTGGATCAGGGAAATAAAGGTTGGGTTCCCGCATGGCTCATCGAGGTAAGGGCCATCGATCAAGAGCCTCCTTTGAAAAAAACCACCCAGGCAGCCTCCACCGCCCCCGCAACCGGGAAGGAGAGCAAATATGTGGAGATTAACAGCGAAATCGTCAACTTTCGGAAAGAGCCCTCCTTGAAAGGAGAGATCCTGGGGAAACTTCTTCAGGGAACGCGTGCCACACTCCTGGAACGACGGCAAGATTGGGTAAAAATTCAACTGGCGGATGGAGAGATCGGTTGGGTGGCCGGCTGGCTGGTGAAAGAGGGGACTTCAATTTCTGCTGAGAAGAGAGTCACCATCGTAACGGATGGCACCAACCTGCGGGATACCCCCTCCCTCAAAGGAAAAGTAGTCGCAAAGGGAGCAAAAGGAGAGACCTATCCGGTGATTGGCCAAACGGGAGATTGGTACCAAATCCAATTAAACCAAGGCGAGACCGCCTACGTGGCCAGCTGGGTTGTCGCATTCTATGGAGTGGTTGACCGGGTTACCTCCGACTCTTTAAGCGATAAAGTGATCGTCATCGATCCGGGACATGGAGGAAAGGACAGTGGAACGAGCGGAGTGAATACGGGAGTCCTGGAGAAGGACTTAAATCTGGAAGTGGCGCTCCTGCTGGAAAAGAAATTAAAAGAGGCGGGTGCCCAAGTGATTCTCACCCGCCGCAGCGATCTCTTCATCTCCCTCGAAAAAAGGGTTTCCATTGCCACCATGGCACAGGCCGACCTCTTTATCAGCATACATCACAACACCTATGATAGTCCTAAGATGAACGGAACCATCACCTTCTATAACCAAGAGGGAGAAGAGCGACAATTGGCCAAAAAAATCCAAAGCGAATTGGTAAAACTGAATGGGTTGAAAGATCTGGGGGACCGTTTCGGGGATTACTACGTCCTGCGGGAAAATCCCGTCAAGGGGGTATTGATTGAACTAGGCTTCTTAAGCAATCCCGGCGACGAACGCCTCTTAAAGTCTCCCGATGTCATGGAAAAAGAAGCGGAGGGCATAAAAAACGGAATCATCGCCTACTTCAAGTAA
- the hemZ gene encoding coproporphyrinogen dehydrogenase HemZ has product MLRVSIDPIHETYHYDIQHIIKLFAEKAEIHFYDEADSLGSYDSHEALPPDHSALSRRDGKTDRPEGRESTPPGMEWKLSFSFRREEKEVHVVARLTDPMGKEARGEAIRPLQDEKRAVGFALLRALTSYTGIVQPWGILVGVRPLKLYHKMLEKGMKKKDIHEKLISEYGLLPEKVREMERIADRQLQVLPDLYHLSGEVSLYIGIPFCPTKCAYCTFPAYALQGKQGSVDAFLAALLEEIKVMGTWLTERKIPVTTLYVGGGTPTSLSADELDLLLSTLAEVLPCREKLKELTVEAGRPDTITPEKIEVMKRWRVDRISINPQTFTQATLKAIGRHHTVEETLSAYRLARSMGMGNINMDLIIGLPGEGMAEYQKSLLHIEELMPDSLTVHTLSFKSASTMTQKREKYSVASAEEVSRMIRYTEEWTERHGYHPYYLYRQKNILGNQENVGYALPGKESLYNILIMEERQTIIGLGCGASSKIISPTSGRIFRFANPKEPKVYVEHYRDYLEKKIALLEEIYSQDEKESLTFPKK; this is encoded by the coding sequence ATGTTACGAGTTTCCATCGATCCGATTCATGAAACCTATCATTACGACATTCAGCACATTATAAAGCTGTTCGCGGAAAAGGCGGAGATCCATTTCTACGACGAGGCAGATTCTCTTGGATCGTACGATTCCCATGAAGCTCTGCCACCGGATCATTCGGCTCTTTCCCGCAGAGATGGGAAAACAGACCGTCCGGAGGGTAGAGAATCGACTCCACCCGGGATGGAATGGAAACTCTCATTCTCATTTCGGCGGGAGGAAAAAGAGGTTCATGTTGTGGCTCGCCTAACCGATCCAATGGGAAAGGAAGCCAGAGGAGAGGCGATCCGTCCCCTCCAGGATGAAAAAAGAGCGGTAGGTTTCGCCCTCCTACGGGCGCTTACCTCTTATACCGGCATCGTCCAACCTTGGGGAATCCTTGTGGGAGTTCGTCCGTTAAAATTGTACCACAAGATGTTGGAAAAGGGGATGAAAAAAAAGGATATTCATGAAAAATTAATCTCCGAATATGGACTTCTTCCGGAAAAGGTAAGGGAAATGGAACGGATTGCGGACAGACAGCTTCAAGTTCTCCCTGATCTTTACCATTTGTCGGGTGAGGTAAGTCTTTATATTGGGATCCCCTTTTGTCCGACCAAATGCGCCTACTGTACGTTTCCCGCCTATGCCCTCCAGGGGAAGCAGGGATCCGTAGATGCCTTCCTTGCGGCTCTTTTAGAGGAGATCAAGGTGATGGGGACATGGCTTACGGAGAGGAAGATTCCCGTCACCACCCTTTATGTGGGCGGGGGGACACCTACCAGCCTCTCGGCGGACGAGCTTGATCTTTTGTTATCCACCTTGGCAGAAGTTCTTCCTTGTAGGGAAAAGCTGAAAGAATTGACGGTTGAAGCGGGGCGTCCGGATACCATCACCCCGGAGAAAATTGAGGTGATGAAGAGGTGGAGGGTGGACCGCATAAGCATTAACCCCCAAACCTTTACCCAGGCTACCCTGAAAGCGATCGGCCGGCATCATACGGTGGAAGAGACGCTATCGGCCTACCGGTTGGCTCGATCGATGGGAATGGGGAATATCAATATGGATCTCATCATCGGATTGCCCGGGGAAGGGATGGCGGAGTACCAAAAGTCGCTCCTCCATATCGAGGAGCTTATGCCCGATTCCCTGACCGTTCATACTCTCTCTTTCAAGTCGGCATCCACCATGACGCAAAAAAGGGAAAAGTACTCGGTTGCTTCCGCTGAGGAGGTAAGCCGCATGATCCGGTATACCGAGGAGTGGACCGAGAGGCACGGATATCATCCCTATTATCTCTACCGGCAGAAAAATATCTTGGGAAATCAGGAAAACGTGGGGTATGCCCTTCCCGGGAAGGAGAGCCTTTACAACATCCTGATTATGGAGGAGCGGCAGACGATCATCGGCTTAGGCTGCGGGGCATCCAGCAAGATCATCTCCCCAACGTCCGGGAGAATCTTTCGCTTTGCGAATCCGAAGGAACCGAAGGTTTACGTAGAACATTACCGCGATTATCTGGAGAAGAAGATCGCCTTATTGGAAGAGATCTATTCCCAGGATGAAAAAGAATCCTTGACTTTTCCGAAAAAATGA
- the hisS gene encoding histidine--tRNA ligase, with product MTFQAPRGTEDLLPEETAVWRKVEGLFHSICARFHYGEIRTPLFEQTELFVRGVGESTDIVNKEMYTFEDRGGRSLTLRPEGTAPVVRAFVEHKLFGEGGGPIKLYYMGPMFRYERPQAGRQRQFHQLGVEVLGSHDPAVDAEIISLAWTFFQELGLKGIQLQINSVGCPTCRPMYRESLIRYFTPYEEELCEDCRKRLTKNPMRILDCKVDGEKDFVKEAPIILDHLCDDCTHHFERIKGMLDDLQIPFVINPRLVRGLDYYTRTAFEFMEGSIGAQSAVGGGGRYNGLVSEIGGPDVPGIGFGLGMERLVLALRNQGIPLEGDDGLDFYLIAVGERARRERIKLMQTLRRAGFKVETDYAERKMKGQLKAADRLNARCALILGEEELAEGKILLKDLKTGEQEKVPLLEVVEACRKSLGISRGLGYFDPPVSEE from the coding sequence ATGACGTTTCAAGCTCCAAGGGGGACGGAGGATCTCCTGCCGGAGGAGACTGCCGTTTGGAGAAAGGTGGAAGGGCTTTTTCATTCCATCTGTGCCCGTTTTCATTACGGGGAGATACGCACCCCCCTCTTTGAACAGACGGAGCTTTTCGTCCGGGGGGTAGGGGAGAGCACCGACATTGTGAACAAGGAAATGTATACCTTTGAAGACAGGGGTGGGAGGAGTCTCACCTTGCGTCCCGAGGGGACAGCTCCTGTGGTGCGCGCCTTTGTGGAGCATAAGCTTTTCGGTGAAGGGGGCGGGCCGATAAAGCTGTACTACATGGGGCCCATGTTCCGGTATGAACGTCCACAGGCGGGAAGGCAACGCCAATTTCATCAGTTGGGAGTGGAAGTATTAGGCTCTCACGATCCGGCCGTGGATGCGGAGATTATCTCCCTGGCATGGACATTCTTTCAGGAGTTGGGACTGAAGGGGATTCAGTTGCAAATCAACAGCGTCGGCTGCCCAACGTGCCGGCCTATGTATCGTGAATCCTTGATCCGCTATTTTACCCCCTATGAGGAAGAACTTTGCGAGGATTGCCGGAAGCGGCTGACGAAGAATCCCATGCGCATCTTGGACTGTAAGGTGGACGGTGAGAAGGATTTTGTGAAAGAGGCCCCCATCATCCTGGATCATCTCTGTGATGATTGTACCCATCATTTCGAACGTATAAAGGGGATGTTGGATGATCTTCAGATTCCCTTTGTCATCAATCCCCGCTTGGTCAGGGGACTTGATTATTATACCCGCACCGCTTTTGAGTTTATGGAGGGATCGATTGGCGCCCAGAGCGCCGTGGGCGGAGGAGGAAGGTACAACGGTTTGGTCTCGGAAATCGGTGGTCCGGATGTGCCGGGTATCGGTTTTGGACTGGGAATGGAGCGCCTTGTGTTAGCCCTCCGCAATCAGGGGATTCCATTAGAGGGGGATGACGGGCTTGATTTTTATCTCATCGCAGTGGGTGAGCGTGCGAGACGGGAGCGGATTAAGCTCATGCAAACCTTGCGCCGTGCGGGATTTAAGGTAGAGACCGATTATGCCGAACGGAAGATGAAGGGGCAGTTAAAGGCGGCTGACCGATTAAACGCCCGATGCGCCCTCATCCTGGGGGAAGAGGAGTTGGCAGAGGGGAAGATTCTCTTGAAGGATTTGAAGACGGGTGAACAGGAGAAGGTGCCTCTCCTTGAAGTGGTGGAAGCATGCAGGAAATCCCTGGGAATCTCTCGGGGATT